The genome window tgaaggcagaggctttaacccactgagccactcaggctctcCTTGCCCATGTTTTtttagagcaaaagaaagaaattttttttccctctggtctGGGATCCAAATTATAATCAATTTATCATTTAgctttaatattttcaattagcaataatcgcgcctcggataaacctcattgactagctttaatatttttaatctggAACCACTcctcaacatttatttttcatgaacttgacatttaaaaatgtgtggacCAGGTCCCCGCGACGTGGCGCGCGCCGGGCCTGGGGAGTCTTCGGGGGCGCGGGCGCGGCCTCCCGTGGGGCCTGGACTCCGCCCGGGCCTCCCGCCTTGGCCGCGGGGCCCGCCTCGCCGGGGCCGGCCCGCACCCCTGGGACCTCCGGCCCGCGCTCCCGCCCTGGGCCCCTGGCTAACAGCTGGCTCGCGCCAGAGATGCGTTTTCCAGACGGAGGGGCTCTGTTGACGAAGCGCCATGAGCGCCCAAAAGTTGTGCggccggggccgggcggggccggCGTGCGCTCCGCGGTCTGCCCCCCGCGCTTCGTCCGCCCCCGCGAGGCGCCTGAGGGCCGAGCGCGCGCGACCGCCCGCGCGTTTCCAGGAAGAGCCGCTGCGGCGGGTCCGGGTCCCGGGAAGCGCGTGTCCAGGAAGCGCGGCCGCCGCGGCTCTGGGCCGGGCCCGGACTTCGTGGGTGAGACGCGAATCGAGGTTGCGCCTTCCCGTCGCCGTTGTCCCTCCGGGCCCGGACTCGGACTCGGTGTCCGTGGGTCTCCTTTCGCCCTTTGCCGTGAGCGAAACCGCCCCGCCCCCATTGCTGGAGGGCGCCGGGCCCCTGCGGCCCCTGCTCTTTCCCGGGTGCGGTGACACCCCGCGCGCGCCCCCGCTCTGCGCGCGAGTCTGCCCGGCTGACCGCGGGGCAGCTCTGGCCGCGGGGCAGCTCTGGCCGCGCGTCTCCGCCGAGAAAACGGGAAGCTGTTCCGGAGTTCGCTCTAAGGGGATCCCGCGCAGCGTTTCTGCGAAGCCGCTTCAGGGGTCAGCGCCCGCCTACCTGATTCGAGTCCCGGGGTCCTCCGCGGGGAAGTTCGCTCTCGGGTCAGTCCATGAAATCTCTTCAAAATCCCGGTTCAGACTTCAGCGAAGCGGGTGCGTCCCAGCAGGGCACCTCGTGCCCCTCCTCCCGCGAACAACGCTCGCTCGTCCGCGCCGTCGTGGCCAAGTTCGGGGTCGGGAGGACCCGGTCGGCGTGGGGGACGCCTGCGAGGAAGAGGAAGCCGCGTTCTGGTCGGCGCCGAGGTGAGGCCGCGTCTGGAGAGGAAAGTGCTCCCGGGAGCTGCGCTTGGCTCCGGGGGTCCCGGGGACGCGGTGCGGGGATGCATGGTCCAGGCAGCCGCGCTTCTCCGCATGAGACCCGCACGGGGTCCCGCATGGGCCTGGTGTTTCCGACGTGAAGACGCCGCTGCGCTGGGGGCCCCCGCGCGCGCCGGGGTTGGTGAGGGACCCGCTGCCGAGGGAGCGGCCGCAGCCTGGAGCGCGGGCGCCGCGCGGACAGTCGGCTGGATCTGCGGCCACGCGTGCAGCCGGGGCGCGCCGAGCGTGTGGCGTGTCGGGCTGTGTCCCCGCTGAGGCCGCAGAGCGAGCAGAGGGCGGAGGCGCGGCCGGAGCCGCCGAGTGCGGGTCGCCGTCCACGCGCGCCTCCTCTTCACGTTTTTCCTTGCGGGGCCGCGGCAGCTCCGGATCGTGGATGCTGGTGGTCCGAGCTCGGGAAGTCGCTGCTGGGAGGAGACCAAGGCTCCCCCTCTCGCGCTCTGGTCCGGAGCAGAGTCCTGGGGCGGAGAGTGCTTGACCCGGGGAGGGCTCAGCTGGCTCTGCAGCTGGCCCAGCCAGCGTGTCTGGGAAAGTATGGGCGGTTCCGTCTGAGACCCTGTTCCGGGAAGACCTCTGCTGGGGGGGGTTCCAGCCTGGAGGATCTGAGTCCTGAATGGAGGCCCCAGGGAAGACTCCTCAGTGTCCAGGAGAGGCCGGCCCCCTGGCAGAGCCCGAGTCCTGTGGGTGCCTCCGGGGCCACTGTGGCCTGTGCTCCTGACCAGCGCTGGCTCCGCGAAGGCCCCTCGGCAGCTGCACCCCAGCCCTTTGCCAGCACCCGCTGCTGAtggtggcctggggctggggtgcagTGGGCTGGCGCCTGCTGGCCCTGTGGAGGCTCTCAGAGATGGCTCCCTGCTGTGGACGGGGGACCTGGCCCTTTGGTGGTGCAGACGAGGCCTTGTACCTGCTCTGTCCTGCTCAGCACCCCCATGGATGCAAACCACAAGGGGCGACTTTTCCTCCAAGGCCGCTGCTGACTGACCTCAGTGGACAGCCTCCCCAGGGAGCGGTGTCCAGAGCGGAGCCCTTCCCGGAGGGCTCTGGTTAAGCTGGCGCTGGCGGAGGCTGCACTCCACATCCTGTAAGCAGAAAGACACTTGTAAAACTCGGTAGCTTCCAGCCATCACAGCAGTTTCACAACTGCCCCTCATGGGACTGCCCTGGTCCCCGTGGGAAAAGGCGATGCGAGAGGGTCTTCGTGCTGCCTAGATGACAGCCCTCTGGTCTCCAGGAGAAGATGCAGGTCTGCGCTGTGTGAGTGCGTGTCTGCGTGGAGAAGCGGGTCGCAGTGGGGCTCCCGGCAGGTGGTGGCCGGAGCCCTGAGGCGAGCTGGTGTGCTCCCCGCGTGCCTGCCGCTTTGGTGGGGTTTATGATCTGCTGTGCTCGTTCGCATTCAAAAGATGGAGTTCATATTCCAAGGCTGAAGATGGTGGACATTTGGGGGCACAGATAAGCCTTCGGATCAGGTTTTTACCCATCTCCGACGACGCGGCCCGAGTAGTTATGGTCAATTATGGAGAATAACCAGGAAACTCATCCCAAAAGGGATGGTGAATTGGtttctgataaaataaattttaaaatagaagaggaagatggTGTTCGCATCCCTAATCACATTTTGGAAGGAGTGGCGATTAAGAGGGAGCAGGACAGGCCCGGGGCGGAGCGAGGTGGGGAGCAGACAGAGGCAAGGGAGGCGGGCGGGGGCCGCGAGCCCCCTGGGCAGTGCCTCCCCGCCAACCAGGAGGAGGAGTATGGGGCTCTGTTCTCCCAGTACAGCAGCACACTGTATGACTTGGCCATGGAGGCCGTGACGCAGAGCCTCCTCTTGGGCCGGGGCGCCGGCTCCAGGAAGAAGTCGCCGGCCTGGAAGCATTTCTTCATCTCCCCGCGGGACAGCACGAAAGCCATCTGCACGTACTGCATGAAGGAGTTCAGCCGAGGGAAGAATGAGAAGGACCTGAGCACCAGCTGCCTCATGCTGCACGTGAGGAGGGCGCACCCCACCATGCTGGGCCAGGAGACCTGCGGCGGCTGGCCGGCCCTGCCCTCCCTGTCGCCCCCGCCTCTGCGGCTGCCGCCACAGCCCGCCAACGCCGGAGACCTGGGCGCCATGCGCTCACCCCTCAAGCTCGCCCCAAAGCTGGCATCCAAGGTGCTGTCCCCCGACGACGTGACGGAGGAGCCTGTGGTCCCCTCCGAAGACGTCCCCCCAGACACGTCTGCCCCTGATAGGTATGGGCGGGAGGAGTCCCTGGGGGGGCCGCCGCACCTGCCCCCGCTGCCAGGCGAGGAGAGCGTGGAGAACAGGCTGGAGAGAAACCCGCCACTCCCCAAGGGCACATCGGGGTCCCGCAGGCGGTCGGCTGTGTGGAAGCACTTCTACCTGTCGCCGCTAGACAACTCCAAGGCCATGTGCGTCCACTGCATGAACGAGTTCAGCCGGGGCAAGAACGGGAAGGACCTGGGCACCAGCTGCCTCATCAGGCACATGTGGCGGGCACACTGCTCCATCGTGCTGCTGGAGAACGGCGGGGGCTCGGGCATCCCGCCGCTGTACGCCGCGCCCCCCACGCTGCTGCCCGCCCTGCCGCCTCCCGACGGAGACCCGGCTGCCCGGGCGTCCCCCTCGGCGTCCTCCTCCCGGGACCGGCTGCCCGAGGAGCTGCAGGTGCGTCTGAGCGCCGGAGACCCGCTGGCGGAGGACACGGCGCCGGCCTCGGACGACGTGGGCGCGGCCTCGCTGGCGTCCTCCCCCGAGAAGCTGCAGGCTGGCGGCCTGAGCCCCGGCCCGCTGGACTGTGGCGCTGGGTCCCAGCAGAGAAAGAAGGTGATAAAGAGGCTGAAGTCGGAGGTGTGGCAGCACTTCTCGCTGGCGCCCACCGACAGCCTCAAGGCCCTGTGCCGACACTGCGCCTGCGTCATCAGCCGGGGCCGCAGGGGCGACGTGGGCACCAGCTGTCTGATGCGGCACCTGTACCGCCGGCACGCAGACGTCCTGGGCGCCCCGAACGGCGCGCTGGGCGCCAGCCTGGCCAACTGCCCCTACGCCACGCTGGCCTCAGCGGAAGGCGCCGCTTCCAGATCGAGTGACCTGCCCTCCCTGGTCCCGAGAAACAGTCCGGTCCTCTTTCCTGTGAGCAGCAAGAAGACCTCCAAGCTGTGCAACCACTTCTCCATCTGCTCCGCGGACCCCACGAAGGTCGTGTGCCTGCACTGCGGCCGCACCATCAGCCGGGGCAAGAAGCCCACCAACCTGGGCACCAGCTGCCTCCTGCGCCACCTGCAGCGGTTCCACAGCGGCGTGCTCAAGGCCGACGCGCCCCAGGCCGCCCGGGCTTCCTCGCCCGGCCCGCGGGGGCCCCTGAGCGCCCAGCTGCCCGGAGCCACCTCCTTCGAAGACCCCAACGAGAAGTTCTACGATTCTCATCCCATTGCCAAAAAAATCACGAGTCTCATAGCTGAGATGATTGCACTCGACCTCCAGCCATACTCCTTCGTAGACAACGTTGGCTTTAACAGGCTGCTTGAATACTTGAAACCTCAGTACTCTGTACCCTCCCCATCCTACTTCTCGAGGACGGCCATCCCAGGGATGTACAATAATGTGAAGCAGGTAGTCCTGTCGCacctgaaggaggaggagagcggCGTGGTCCAC of Mustela nigripes isolate SB6536 unplaced genomic scaffold, MUSNIG.SB6536 HiC_scaffold_1236, whole genome shotgun sequence contains these proteins:
- the LOC132008807 gene encoding zinc finger BED domain-containing protein 4-like, with the translated sequence MENNQETHPKRDGELVSDKINFKIEEEDGVRIPNHILEGVAIKREQDRPGAERGGEQTEAREAGGGREPPGQCLPANQEEEYGALFSQYSSTLYDLAMEAVTQSLLLGRGAGSRKKSPAWKHFFISPRDSTKAICTYCMKEFSRGKNEKDLSTSCLMLHVRRAHPTMLGQETCGGWPALPSLSPPPLRLPPQPANAGDLGAMRSPLKLAPKLASKVLSPDDVTEEPVVPSEDVPPDTSAPDRYGREESLGGPPHLPPLPGEESVENRLERNPPLPKGTSGSRRRSAVWKHFYLSPLDNSKAMCVHCMNEFSRGKNGKDLGTSCLIRHMWRAHCSIVLLENGGGSGIPPLYAAPPTLLPALPPPDGDPAARASPSASSSRDRLPEELQVRLSAGDPLAEDTAPASDDVGAASLASSPEKLQAGGLSPGPLDCGAGSQQRKKVIKRLKSEVWQHFSLAPTDSLKALCRHCACVISRGRRGDVGTSCLMRHLYRRHADVLGAPNGALGASLANCPYATLASAEGAASRSSDLPSLVPRNSPVLFPVSSKKTSKLCNHFSICSADPTKVVCLHCGRTISRGKKPTNLGTSCLLRHLQRFHSGVLKADAPQAARASSPGPRGPLSAQLPGATSFEDPNEKFYDSHPIAKKITSLIAEMIALDLQPYSFVDNVGFNRLLEYLKPQYSVPSPSYFSRTAIPGMYNNVKQVVLSHLKEEESGVVHFTSGIWMSTQTREYLTLTACWVTFASSARPYREDHHSSALLDVSQVDCDYSGSSILKQLEGWWEAWVTSSDLQVGITVTDNPSIGKMLSEGERAGGQCFSHTVNLVVSEALKSQRMVQSLLSTARKPCKRVQRSPRAKEKLAELQRAYGLLPHHLLQDVPSRWSTSRP